A part of Camelus ferus isolate YT-003-E chromosome 6, BCGSAC_Cfer_1.0, whole genome shotgun sequence genomic DNA contains:
- the LCMT2 gene encoding tRNA wybutosine-synthesizing protein 4: MGPRSRERRAAAVQSTNDSSALSKSSLAARGYVQDAFAALLVPGAARRAPLIHRGYYVRARAVRHCVRAFLKGACAFPGARRAQILSLGAGSDSLYFRLKTAGHLAVAAVWEVDFPDVARRKAERIRDTPELLALTGPFQSWDPTSTLCFESSDYRILGLDLRQLQRLDQALAAAGLDAAAPTLLLAEAVLTYLEPADAAALIAWAAQRFSSAIFVIYEQMRPHDAFGQFMQQHFRQLNSPLHGLDHFPDVEAQQQRFLQAGWTACIAMDMNEFYCCFLPAEERRRMENLEPFDEFEEWHLKCAHYFILAASRGDAVSQTLVFPPSEAFPRIDPASPLGVFPASVVTSDRQGPDLKRYGHASVLLSPGIILSAGGFGEQEGRHCRVSKFHVFSRYCDFEWKGSQICSWGTGAQWDGRLYHTMTRLSDTQVLILGGRLSPVTPALGILQLRFFKSNESNNTEDLNVAITKAGPEEDSTLSCWRHSTTEVSYENQKYLFVYGGRSVAEPVLSDWHFLHVGTMAWVRIPVEGEVPEGRHSHSACSWQGGALIAGGLGASEEPLSSVLFLKPVSCGFLWESIVIQPPITPRYSHTAHVVNGKLLLVGGVWIHSSSVPGVTVIDLSAGLSFEYQIDTTCVPWPLMLHNHTSILLPEEHQLLLLGGGGNCFSFGTYFNPHTVTLDLSSLSARQ; the protein is encoded by the coding sequence ATGGGCCCGCGGAGCCGCGAGCGTCGGGCGGCGGCAGTGCAGAGCACCAACGACAGCAGCGCCCTCAGCAAGAGCTCCCTGGCCGCGCGCGGGTACGTGCAAGACGCCTTTGCCGCCTTGCTAGTTCCGGGGGCCGCGCGCCGCGCGCCTCTCATCCACCGCGGCTACTACGTCCGCGCACGCGCCGTGCGGCACTGCGTGCGCGCCTTCCTGAAGGGGGCGTGCGCGTTCCCCGGAGCGCGTCGTGCCCAGATCTTGTCTCTGGGCGCCGGCTCCGACTCACTGTATTTTCGCCTCAAAACTGCTGGCCACCTGGCCGTTGCTGCCGTCTGGGAGGTAGATTTTCCGGACGTGGCGCGGCGCAAAGCGGAGAGGATTCGAGATACGCCAGAACTGTTGGCGTTAACCGGGCCTTTCCAGAGCTGGGACCCCACGTCCACGCTGTGCTTTGAGAGCTCGGACTACCGCATCCTAGGCCTGGACCTGCGGCAGCTCCAGCGGTTGGACCAGGCCCTGGCCGCCGCGGGCCTTGACGCGGCCGCACCGACTCTGCTCCTGGCTGAGGCCGTACTGACCTATCTGGAGCCGGCTGATGCCGCGGCCCTTATCGCCTGGGCCGCCCAGCGTTTCTCCAGTGCCATTTTCGTCATCTACGAGCAGATGAGGCCACATGATGCCTTTGGCCAGTTCATGCAGCAACATTTTCGGCAGCTGAATTCTCCCCTGCATGGCCTGGACCACTTTCCTGACGTGGAGGCCCAGCAGCAGCGCTTCCTTCAGGCCGGCTGGACTGCCTGCATTGCCATGGACATGAATGAATTCTATTGCTGCTTTCTCCCCGCAGAAGAACGCCGGCGCATGGAAAACCTTGAACCTTTTGACGAATTTGAGGAGTGGCACCTGAAGTGCGCCCACTATTTCATTCTGGCCGCTTCTCGAGGAGACGCTGTCTCCCAAACTCTGGTGTTTCCACCATCAGAGGCCTTTCCTCGGATAGATCCTGCTTCCCCTTTAGGAGTCTTCCCAGCCAGTGTAGTGACCAGTGACAGACAGGGGCCAGACCTGAAACGATATGGCCATGCTTCTGTCCTTTTGAGCCCAGGTATTATTCTCAGTGCAGGAGGGTTTGGAGAGCAGGAGGGACGGCATTGCCGAGTGAGCAAGTTTCACGTGTTCTCAAGATACTGTGACTTTGAATGGAAAGGTAGCCAGATATGCAGCTGGGGGACTGGAGCTCAGTGGGATGGACGCCTTTATCACACCATGACAAGACTTTCAGATACTCAGGTTCTGATTCTGGGAGGGAGGCTGTCCCCAGTAACTCCAGCCTTGGGGATTCTCCAACTTCGTTTTTTTAAGAGTAACGAGAGTAACAACACTGAGGACCTAAATGTAGCAATAACAAAGGCCGGTCCAGAAGAAGATTCCACTTTGTCATGTTGGCGCCATTCCACAACAGAAGTGTCTTATGAGAATCAGAAGTATTTGTTTGTGTATGGGGGTCGCAGTGTGGCAGAACCTGTCCTGAGTGACTGGCATTTCCTCCATGTGGGGACAATGGCGTGGGTCAGGATCCCAGTGGAGGGAGAAGTACCTGAAGGTCGGCATTCCCACAGTGCCTGCAGCTGGCAAGGGGGGGCCCTCATTGCTGGAGGTCTGGGTGCTTCTGAGGAGCCGCTGAGCTCTGTGCTCTTTCTGAAACCAGTCTCTTGTGGATTCCTTTGGGAATCAATAGTTATCCAGCCTCCCATTACCCCAAGGTACTCCCACACAGCTCATGTGGTCAATGGGAAGCTTCTGTTGGTCGGAGGGGTCTGGATTCATTCCTCCTCAGTTCCTGGAGTGACTGTTATAGATTTGTCTGCAGGATTGAGCTTTGAGTATCAGATTGACACAACGTGTGTGCCATGGCCATTAATGTTGCACAACCATACCAGCATACTCCTTCCTGAAGAGCACCAGCTCCTGCTCCTTGGAGGTGGTGGGAACTGCTTTTCCTTCGGCACCTACTTCAACCCCCATACAGTGACATTAGACCTTTCTTCCTTAAGTGCTAGACAGTAA